In Lewinellaceae bacterium, a single window of DNA contains:
- a CDS encoding CsbD family protein translates to MNKKELKGNWNEQKGKLKQKFAALTDDDLMFEEGKREEMLGKLQIKLGKTQEEMKKILDEL, encoded by the coding sequence ATGAACAAAAAAGAATTAAAAGGCAACTGGAATGAACAAAAAGGGAAACTCAAACAAAAGTTCGCAGCCTTAACCGACGATGACCTGATGTTTGAAGAAGGCAAGAGAGAGGAAATGCTTGGGAAGCTCCAAATCAAGCTGGGCAAAACCCAAGAAGAAATGAAAAAGATTCTTGACGAGCTTTAA